The following coding sequences are from one Pseudomonas sp. Teo4 window:
- the tsf gene encoding translation elongation factor Ts, whose amino-acid sequence MAAITAALVKELRERTGEGMMDCKKALEKAGGDIEKAIDDMRASGAIKAAKKAGNVAAEGAIAVKTDGKAAVLLEVNSQTDFLALQDDFKNFVAESIEEAFAQKLTDAAPLIASRESAREALVAKCGENVNIRRLVRVEGDVVGAYLHGNKIGAAVVLKGGDVELAKNIAMHVAASNPEFLLPSEVSAEAIEREKGVFLQLNADKIAGKPENIVENMIKGRISKFLAEASLVEQAFVMNPEVKVGELAKKAGAEIVSFTYFKVGEGIEKPVDNFAEEVAAQVAAAKQ is encoded by the coding sequence ATGGCAGCAATTACTGCAGCGCTGGTAAAAGAACTGCGCGAGCGTACCGGCGAAGGCATGATGGATTGCAAAAAGGCCCTGGAAAAGGCCGGCGGCGACATCGAGAAAGCCATTGACGACATGCGTGCCTCGGGCGCCATCAAGGCCGCCAAAAAGGCTGGCAACGTCGCTGCTGAAGGCGCTATCGCCGTCAAGACCGACGGCAAAGCCGCTGTCCTGCTGGAAGTGAACTCGCAGACCGACTTCCTGGCTCTGCAAGACGACTTCAAGAACTTCGTTGCTGAAAGCATCGAAGAAGCTTTCGCTCAGAAGCTGACCGACGCTGCTCCGCTGATCGCTTCCCGCGAATCGGCTCGTGAAGCTCTGGTCGCCAAGTGCGGCGAAAACGTCAACATCCGTCGCCTGGTGCGCGTTGAGGGTGACGTTGTCGGTGCCTACCTGCACGGTAACAAGATCGGTGCAGCCGTTGTTCTGAAAGGCGGCGACGTCGAGCTGGCCAAGAACATCGCCATGCACGTTGCAGCTTCGAACCCAGAGTTCCTGCTGCCGTCGGAAGTTTCCGCCGAAGCCATTGAGCGCGAGAAAGGCGTCTTCCTGCAGCTGAACGCTGACAAGATCGCTGGCAAGCCTGAGAACATCGTCGAGAACATGATCAAAGGTCGTATCTCGAAGTTCCTGGCCGAAGCTTCGCTGGTCGAGCAAGCCTTCGTCATGAACCCGGAAGTCAAGGTTGGCGAGCTGGCCAAGAAAGCCGGCGCTGAAATCGTTTCCTTCACCTACTTCAAAGTCGGCGAAGGCATCGAGAAGCCAGTCGACAACTTCGCTGAAGAAGTTGCCGCTCAGGTCGCTGCTGCCAAGCAGTAA
- the pyrH gene encoding UMP kinase: MAQQVSGRQPRYKRILLKLSGEALMGSEDFGIDPKVLDRMALEVGQLVGIGVQVGLVIGGGNLFRGAALSAAGMDRVTGDHMGMLATVMNALAMRDALERSNIPALVMSAISMVGVTDHYDRRKAIRHLNSGDVVIFSAGTGNPFFTTDSAACLRAIEIDADVVLKATKVDGVYTADPFKDPHAEKFDHLTYDEVLDRKLGVMDLTAICLCRDHKMPLRVFNMNKPGALLNIVVGGAEGTLIEEGEA, translated from the coding sequence ATGGCTCAGCAGGTGAGTGGTCGCCAACCTCGCTATAAACGCATTTTGCTCAAACTTAGCGGCGAGGCCCTGATGGGCTCGGAAGACTTCGGGATCGACCCGAAGGTGCTGGATCGCATGGCGCTGGAAGTCGGTCAATTGGTTGGCATCGGCGTTCAGGTCGGCCTGGTGATCGGCGGTGGTAACCTGTTCCGCGGCGCCGCGCTCAGCGCAGCCGGCATGGACCGCGTCACCGGTGACCACATGGGTATGCTGGCCACCGTGATGAACGCCCTGGCCATGCGCGACGCCCTGGAGCGTTCGAACATCCCAGCACTGGTCATGTCGGCCATTTCCATGGTCGGTGTCACCGATCATTACGATCGTCGCAAAGCTATTCGCCACCTCAACTCCGGGGATGTGGTAATTTTCTCCGCCGGTACCGGCAATCCGTTCTTCACCACCGACTCCGCAGCCTGCCTGCGTGCCATCGAAATCGATGCTGATGTGGTGCTGAAGGCGACCAAGGTCGATGGTGTGTACACTGCCGATCCATTCAAGGATCCGCATGCCGAGAAGTTCGATCACCTGACCTACGATGAGGTCCTGGATCGCAAGCTCGGCGTTATGGATCTGACCGCAATCTGCCTGTGCCGCGACCACAAGATGCCATTGCGGGTATTCAACATGAACAAGCCTGGCGCCCT